Proteins from a genomic interval of Streptococcus oralis:
- a CDS encoding peptide ABC transporter substrate-binding protein, which translates to MKKSKAKYLTLASVVLSAGILLSACGNSTSSSKTYNYVYSSDPSSLNYLAENRATTNDIVTNLVDGLMENDQYGNYVPSLAEDWTVSQDGLTYTYKLRKDAKWYTYEGEEYAPVTAQDFVTGLKYAADKKSEALYLVQDSVAGLDDYINGKTTDFSTVGVKAIDDQTVQYTLTRPEPYWNSKTTSTILFPVNADFLKSKGDDFAKVDPSSILYNGPFLMKSFVSKSVIEFKKNPNYWDEKNVFVDDVKLAYYDGSDQDALARNFVEGVYSYARLYPNSSSFEGIKEKNKDNIIYSMQNATSYYLNFNLDRKSYNFTSKSSDIEKKSTQEAVLNKNFRQAFNYAYNRTAYGAQSQGEDGATKIIRNLVVPPTFVSINGKDFGDVVSEKMVNYGQEWQGINFADAQDPYYNPDKAKAKFAEAKKELEAKGVQFPIHLDVSVDQSAKKGVLETSSLKQSIESVLGAENVVIDIQQLSTDDYDNSSYLAQTAAQKDFDIYNGGWSADYLDPSSYLDILNVNNGGMLQNLGLEPGEVNDKAKAVGLDTYTQMLEEANKEQDPAKRYEKYAEIQAWLVDSALAIPNVSQGGTPGLRKTVPFSAPFSQAGNKGVESYKYLKLQDKTVTTDEYEKAKEKWQKEKEESNKKAQEELAKHVK; encoded by the coding sequence ATGAAAAAGTCTAAGGCCAAGTATCTGACACTTGCAAGTGTCGTGTTAAGCGCAGGTATCTTACTGAGCGCATGTGGAAACTCAACTAGTTCTTCTAAAACATATAACTATGTTTATTCGAGCGATCCATCTAGTTTGAACTATCTTGCAGAAAACCGTGCAACAACCAACGACATCGTTACTAATTTGGTAGATGGATTGATGGAAAATGACCAATACGGTAACTATGTTCCATCGTTGGCAGAGGATTGGACTGTTTCTCAGGACGGTTTGACCTATACTTACAAATTGCGTAAGGATGCAAAATGGTATACCTATGAGGGTGAAGAATATGCCCCCGTAACGGCGCAAGATTTTGTCACTGGGTTGAAATATGCTGCTGATAAAAAATCCGAAGCCTTGTACCTGGTTCAAGACTCTGTAGCTGGTTTGGATGATTATATCAACGGTAAAACAACTGACTTTTCAACTGTCGGTGTTAAGGCGATTGATGACCAAACAGTTCAGTACACTTTGACACGTCCAGAACCTTATTGGAACTCTAAAACAACTTCAACCATTCTCTTCCCTGTCAATGCGGACTTCCTGAAATCAAAAGGGGATGATTTTGCTAAGGTAGACCCTTCTAGTATTTTGTACAATGGACCTTTCTTAATGAAATCTTTTGTTTCAAAATCTGTTATCGAATTCAAGAAAAATCCCAACTACTGGGATGAAAAAAATGTCTTTGTGGATGATGTGAAATTGGCCTATTATGATGGTAGTGACCAAGATGCACTAGCACGTAACTTTGTAGAAGGAGTCTATAGCTACGCGCGTCTCTATCCAAATAGCTCAAGCTTTGAAGGAATTAAAGAGAAGAACAAGGATAACATCATCTATAGTATGCAAAATGCAACTTCTTATTACTTGAACTTCAACTTGGACAGAAAATCTTATAACTTCACTTCTAAGTCCTCTGATATCGAAAAGAAATCAACCCAAGAAGCAGTTCTGAATAAAAACTTCCGTCAAGCCTTCAACTATGCTTATAACCGTACAGCCTATGGAGCACAATCACAAGGGGAGGACGGAGCAACGAAGATTATTCGTAACTTGGTTGTACCTCCTACATTTGTAAGTATCAACGGAAAAGACTTTGGCGATGTTGTTTCAGAAAAGATGGTCAACTATGGCCAAGAATGGCAAGGAATCAATTTTGCAGATGCGCAAGATCCATACTACAATCCTGACAAGGCTAAAGCTAAATTTGCGGAAGCCAAGAAAGAATTGGAAGCTAAGGGTGTACAATTCCCAATCCACTTGGATGTATCTGTAGACCAATCAGCTAAAAAAGGTGTACTTGAAACGAGCTCTTTGAAACAATCCATCGAATCTGTTCTCGGAGCTGAGAATGTGGTTATCGATATCCAACAATTATCAACAGATGACTACGATAATTCTAGCTACCTCGCTCAAACTGCAGCTCAAAAAGACTTTGATATCTATAATGGTGGTTGGAGTGCGGACTACTTGGATCCATCAAGCTATCTAGATATCCTAAATGTCAATAACGGCGGTATGTTGCAAAACCTCGGTCTAGAACCAGGTGAGGTTAATGACAAGGCTAAGGCAGTTGGTCTGGATACTTACACTCAAATGTTGGAAGAAGCGAACAAGGAGCAAGACCCAGCAAAACGTTATGAAAAATATGCTGAAATTCAAGCTTGGCTCGTTGATAGCGCCCTTGCAATTCCAAACGTTTCCCAAGGTGGAACACCTGGCTTGAGAAAGACAGTTCCATTCTCAGCGCCATTCTCACAAGCTGGAAATAAGGGTGTCGAATCATACAAATACCTCAAGTTGCAAGATAAGACTGTAACGACTGATGAGTATGAAAAAGCTAAAGAAAAATGGCAGAAAGAAAAAGAAGAATCAAATAAAAAAGCCCAAGAAGAACTGGCAAAACACGTTAAATAA
- a CDS encoding putative polysaccharide biosynthesis protein: protein MSNENNHQQAQMLRGTAWLTASNFISRLLGAIYIIPWYIWMGTYAAKANGLFTMGYNIYAWFLLISTAGIPVAVAKQVAKYNTMREEEHSFALIRSFLSFMTGLGLVFALVLYLFSPWLADLSGVGKDLIPIMQSLAWAVLIFPSMSVIRGFFQGMNNLKPYAMSQIAEQVIRVIWMLLATFFIMKMGSGDYLSAVTQSTFAAFVGMVASFAVLIYFLAQEGLLKRVFETRDKINSKRLLVDTIKEAIPFILTGSAIQLFQILDQMTFINSMKWFTNYSNEDLVVMFSYFSANPNKITMILISVGVSIGSVGLPLLTENYVKGDLQAAARLVQDSLTMLFLFLLPATVGVVMVGEPLYTVFYGKPDSLAMGLFVFAVLQSTILGLYMVLSPMLQAMFRNRKAVLYFVYGSLAKLVLQLPSIAIFHSYGPLISTTIGLIIPNVLMYRDICQVTGARRKIILKRTILITILTLVMFILVGFLQWLLGFVFQPSGRLWSFLYVALIGGLGGGLYGLMSLRTRLLDKIIGKAQADRLRTRLKIS, encoded by the coding sequence ATGTCTAACGAAAACAATCACCAGCAAGCCCAGATGTTGCGAGGGACTGCTTGGCTAACAGCTAGTAACTTTATTAGTCGCCTCCTTGGGGCAATCTACATTATTCCCTGGTATATCTGGATGGGGACCTATGCTGCTAAGGCAAATGGACTCTTTACCATGGGCTACAATATTTACGCCTGGTTCTTGCTGATTTCGACAGCGGGTATCCCAGTTGCAGTCGCCAAACAAGTGGCTAAGTACAATACCATGCGAGAAGAAGAGCACAGCTTTGCCTTGATTCGGAGTTTCCTAAGCTTTATGACGGGCTTGGGCTTAGTCTTTGCTTTGGTCTTGTATCTCTTTTCTCCCTGGTTAGCAGATTTGTCAGGTGTGGGGAAAGACCTGATTCCCATCATGCAGAGTTTGGCTTGGGCGGTCTTGATTTTCCCATCTATGAGTGTCATCCGGGGCTTCTTCCAAGGGATGAACAATCTGAAACCCTATGCTATGAGCCAAATCGCTGAGCAGGTAATCCGTGTTATCTGGATGTTGTTGGCGACCTTCTTCATTATGAAGATGGGTTCTGGTGACTACCTATCAGCCGTTACCCAATCGACCTTTGCGGCCTTTGTGGGGATGGTGGCAAGTTTTGCAGTTTTGATTTATTTTCTTGCCCAAGAAGGTTTGCTTAAGAGAGTCTTTGAAACACGGGATAAGATCAATAGTAAGCGACTCTTAGTCGATACCATCAAGGAAGCCATTCCCTTTATCCTGACAGGATCGGCCATTCAGCTCTTCCAGATTTTAGACCAGATGACTTTTATCAATAGTATGAAGTGGTTTACCAACTATAGCAACGAAGACTTGGTTGTTATGTTTTCTTATTTCTCTGCCAATCCGAATAAAATTACCATGATTTTAATCTCTGTAGGAGTTTCGATTGGGAGTGTCGGCTTGCCACTATTGACGGAAAACTATGTAAAAGGTGACTTGCAGGCGGCGGCTCGCCTAGTCCAAGATAGCCTCACCATGCTCTTCTTATTTCTACTGCCGGCAACGGTTGGAGTGGTCATGGTAGGGGAGCCTCTTTATACAGTCTTTTACGGTAAGCCAGATAGTCTGGCCATGGGCTTATTTGTCTTTGCAGTTTTGCAGTCTACTATCCTAGGCTTGTATATGGTCTTGTCTCCTATGCTTCAGGCCATGTTCCGCAACCGCAAGGCAGTTCTTTACTTTGTCTATGGTTCCCTTGCCAAGCTCGTCTTGCAACTTCCAAGTATTGCTATTTTCCACAGCTACGGTCCCTTGATTTCAACGACCATCGGACTAATCATTCCCAATGTCTTGATGTACCGAGACATCTGCCAGGTAACGGGTGCTCGTCGAAAGATTATATTGAAGCGGACCATTTTGATTACCATCTTGACCTTGGTTATGTTTATCTTAGTTGGCTTCTTACAATGGCTACTCGGTTTTGTCTTCCAGCCAAGTGGACGTCTCTGGAGTTTCCTTTACGTAGCTCTCATCGGAGGTCTTGGAGGAGGTCTCTATGGTTTGATGAGCCTACGGACACGACTTTTAGACAAGATAATAGGTAAAGCCCAAGCGGACCGACTACGGACAAGATTGAAAATATCGTAA
- a CDS encoding UDP-N-acetylmuramoyl-L-alanyl-D-glutamate--L-lysine ligase has product MIKIETVLDVLKKDGLFREIIDQGHYHYNYSEVVFDSISYDSRKVKEGTLFFAKGAAFKKEYLLSAISQGLAWYVSEKDYEVGIPVIVVNDIKKAMSLIAMEFYGNPQEKLNILAFTGTKGKTTSAYFAYHILSQRYPTALLSTMNTTLDGKTFFKSSFSTPENIDLFDMMAQAVKNGRTHLVMEVSSQAYLVHRVYGLTFDVGVFLNITPDHIGPIEHPSFEDYFYHKRLLMKNSRAVVINSDMNHFSVLKEQVEQQEHDFYGSQSSNQIENSKAFSFSATGKLAGDYDIQLIGHFNQENAVAAGLACLRLGASLEDIKKGIAATRVPGRMEVLTQKNGAKVFIDYAHNGDSLKKLISVVETHQTGKIALVLGSTGNKGESRRKDFGLLLNQHPEIQIFLTADDPNYEDPMAIAEEISSYISHPVEKIADREQAIKAAMAITNQELDAVIIAGKGADCYQIVQGKKEDYPGDAAIAERYL; this is encoded by the coding sequence ATGATAAAGATTGAAACCGTATTAGATGTATTAAAGAAAGATGGTCTCTTCCGCGAGATTATCGACCAAGGACACTACCACTACAACTACAGTGAAGTTGTTTTTGACAGCATCAGTTACGACAGCCGAAAAGTAAAAGAAGGCACTCTTTTTTTTGCAAAAGGCGCTGCCTTTAAAAAAGAATACCTTCTTTCTGCTATAAGTCAGGGCTTAGCCTGGTACGTCTCCGAAAAGGACTACGAAGTCGGTATCCCTGTCATCGTTGTGAACGATATCAAGAAAGCCATGAGTTTGATTGCTATGGAATTTTATGGTAATCCACAAGAAAAACTCAACATTCTCGCTTTCACAGGGACAAAAGGAAAGACAACATCTGCTTACTTTGCATACCACATTCTATCTCAACGCTACCCAACAGCTCTCTTGTCAACTATGAACACAACTCTGGATGGCAAGACCTTCTTTAAATCTTCCTTCTCAACGCCTGAAAATATCGATCTTTTCGACATGATGGCTCAGGCTGTTAAGAATGGTAGAACCCATCTTGTAATGGAAGTCTCTAGCCAAGCCTATCTTGTTCATCGAGTATATGGTCTGACCTTTGATGTAGGTGTCTTTCTTAACATCACTCCTGACCATATCGGTCCGATTGAGCATCCTAGCTTTGAAGACTACTTCTATCACAAACGTCTCTTAATGAAAAATAGCCGAGCAGTTGTCATTAACAGCGACATGAACCACTTTTCTGTGCTAAAAGAACAAGTGGAACAGCAAGAGCATGACTTCTATGGTAGCCAGTCAAGCAACCAAATCGAGAACTCCAAAGCCTTTAGCTTTTCCGCTACAGGTAAACTCGCTGGTGATTATGATATTCAACTCATTGGCCACTTTAACCAAGAAAATGCAGTTGCTGCAGGACTTGCCTGTCTTCGTCTAGGTGCTAGTCTCGAAGATATCAAAAAAGGAATCGCTGCAACCCGCGTTCCTGGACGTATGGAAGTCCTGACTCAGAAAAATGGAGCCAAGGTCTTCATCGACTATGCCCATAACGGTGACAGCCTGAAGAAACTGATCTCTGTTGTTGAAACTCATCAAACTGGAAAAATTGCTCTGGTTCTCGGTTCGACTGGAAACAAGGGTGAAAGTCGTCGCAAAGACTTTGGACTCCTTCTCAATCAACATCCTGAGATTCAAATCTTTCTCACTGCTGATGATCCCAATTATGAAGATCCAATGGCCATTGCTGAAGAAATCAGCAGCTATATCAGTCATCCTGTTGAAAAGATTGCCGATCGCGAACAAGCCATCAAGGCGGCGATGGCCATCACAAATCAAGAACTCGATGCTGTGATTATTGCAGGCAAGGGAGCTGATTGTTACCAAATCGTCCAAGGAAAGAAAGAAGACTATCCTGGAGACGCAGCTATCGCAGAACGTTATCTATAA
- a CDS encoding CsbD family protein, producing the protein MSLENKLEQATGAIKEGFGKVTGDSKTEAEGTVEKTVAKAKEVVEDAKGAVEGAVEGLKNSFKKED; encoded by the coding sequence ATGTCACTTGAAAATAAATTGGAACAAGCAACTGGTGCTATCAAAGAAGGATTTGGTAAAGTTACTGGTGATAGCAAGACAGAAGCAGAAGGTACTGTAGAAAAAACAGTTGCCAAAGCAAAAGAAGTTGTTGAAGATGCTAAAGGTGCTGTAGAAGGTGCCGTTGAAGGTCTTAAAAACTCTTTTAAGAAAGAAGACTAA
- a CDS encoding DUF1803 domain-containing protein, whose protein sequence is MIQIFNSSRLTRQPFFIDLVDYLDQHDDVILREIKAQFPDVAIDKLMEEYIKAGLILRENKRYSLNLPFLESIDNLSLDQEIFVREDSPVYQALLEKTFETELRNQTNAAILVESTDFAREKMTLSNYFYKVKNQYPLTEKQQELYTILGDVNPEYALKYMTTFLLKFLKKDQLMQKRHDIFVDSLVVLGYIVQNEEGKYELAVDFDKERLSFYLS, encoded by the coding sequence ATGATTCAGATTTTTAATTCCTCTCGTTTGACTCGACAGCCATTTTTTATAGATTTGGTGGACTATTTGGATCAGCATGATGATGTAATCCTCCGGGAAATCAAGGCTCAGTTTCCAGATGTGGCAATTGATAAACTGATGGAAGAGTATATAAAGGCAGGCTTGATCCTAAGGGAAAACAAACGCTATTCCCTCAATCTCCCTTTTCTAGAATCGATAGACAATCTATCCCTTGACCAAGAGATTTTTGTCAGAGAGGATAGTCCAGTCTATCAAGCATTGTTAGAGAAGACTTTTGAGACGGAATTGCGCAATCAAACCAATGCAGCCATTTTAGTCGAATCTACGGATTTTGCCAGAGAAAAAATGACCCTGTCTAATTATTTCTACAAGGTAAAGAATCAATATCCTTTGACAGAAAAACAGCAGGAACTCTATACCATTTTGGGAGATGTCAATCCTGAGTATGCTCTCAAGTATATGACGACTTTTTTACTCAAATTCCTCAAAAAGGACCAGCTCATGCAGAAAAGGCATGATATCTTTGTGGACAGTTTAGTCGTCTTGGGTTATATTGTTCAAAACGAAGAAGGGAAGTATGAGTTGGCTGTTGATTTTGATAAGGAACGTTTGTCTTTCTATTTGTCTTGA
- a CDS encoding YiiX/YebB-like N1pC/P60 family cysteine hydrolase has protein sequence MLANGDLIFVKDLSDMGQAIQASTGNYSHVAIFLDGLIYHASGQTGVICQDPAEFFEPTHLYDLYVYSELEADLVKKRASKHLGAPYNASFYPDGSGFYCSQYIAEILPIFETIPMKFGDGEQEISDFWREYYRKLELPVPLNQPGTNPSQLAASPLLECKERNLHDSDF, from the coding sequence ATGTTAGCAAACGGTGACTTGATTTTTGTGAAGGATCTTTCAGATATGGGGCAGGCTATCCAAGCTTCGACTGGGAACTATAGTCATGTAGCTATCTTTTTAGACGGTTTGATCTATCATGCTAGTGGGCAAACAGGTGTCATTTGTCAAGACCCAGCAGAATTTTTTGAACCGACTCATCTCTATGACCTTTATGTCTATTCAGAGCTGGAAGCTGACTTGGTAAAGAAAAGAGCTAGCAAACATTTAGGTGCACCCTATAATGCCTCTTTTTATCCAGATGGGTCTGGCTTTTACTGCTCCCAGTATATTGCGGAAATTCTTCCTATTTTTGAGACCATTCCGATGAAATTTGGGGATGGAGAGCAGGAGATTAGTGATTTTTGGAGAGAATATTATAGGAAACTCGAACTTCCTGTGCCTCTGAATCAGCCGGGGACCAATCCCAGTCAGTTAGCGGCATCACCTCTTTTAGAATGTAAAGAAAGGAATCTTCATGATTCAGATTTTTAA
- a CDS encoding manganese-dependent inorganic pyrophosphatase, with amino-acid sequence MSKILVFGHQNPDSDAIGSSVAFAYLAKEAYGLETEAVALGTPNEETAFVLNYFGVEAPRVITSAKAEGAEQVILTDHNEFQQSVSDIAEVEVYGVVDHHRVANFETASPLYMRLEPVGSASSIVYRMFKEHGVAVPKEIAGLMLSGLISDTLLLKSPTTHPSDKVIAPELAELAGVNLEEYGLAMLKAGTNLASKSAEELIDIDAKTFELNGNKVRVAQVNTVDIAEVLERQAEIEAAMQAANAADGYSDFVLMITDIVNSNSEILALGSNMDKVEAAFNFKLENNHAFLPGAVSRKKQVVPQLTESFNA; translated from the coding sequence ATGTCTAAGATTCTAGTATTTGGTCACCAAAATCCAGACTCAGATGCCATCGGGTCATCTGTAGCCTTTGCTTATCTTGCAAAAGAGGCTTATGGATTGGAAACAGAAGCAGTAGCACTTGGAACTCCTAATGAAGAAACAGCCTTTGTTTTGAACTATTTTGGTGTAGAAGCACCGCGCGTCATCACATCAGCTAAAGCAGAAGGTGCAGAGCAGGTTATTTTGACTGACCACAATGAATTCCAACAATCTGTTTCAGATATCGCTGAAGTAGAAGTTTATGGTGTTGTAGACCACCACCGTGTAGCTAACTTTGAAACTGCAAGCCCACTCTACATGCGTTTGGAACCAGTTGGATCTGCGTCTTCAATCGTTTACCGCATGTTCAAAGAACACGGAGTAGCAGTTCCTAAAGAGATTGCTGGTTTGATGCTTTCAGGTTTGATTTCAGATACCCTTCTTTTGAAATCACCAACAACTCACCCATCTGATAAAGTCATTGCTCCTGAATTGGCAGAATTAGCAGGTGTCAACTTGGAAGAGTACGGTCTTGCTATGCTGAAAGCTGGTACAAACTTGGCTAGTAAATCTGCTGAAGAATTGATTGACATCGATGCTAAGACTTTTGAACTCAACGGAAATAAGGTTCGTGTTGCTCAGGTTAACACAGTTGATATTGCTGAAGTCTTGGAACGCCAAGCTGAAATCGAAGCAGCAATGCAAGCGGCTAATGCAGCAGACGGCTACTCTGACTTTGTCTTGATGATTACAGACATCGTCAACTCAAACTCAGAAATCCTTGCTCTTGGATCAAACATGGACAAGGTCGAAGCTGCCTTCAACTTTAAACTTGAAAATAACCACGCTTTCCTTCCAGGTGCTGTTTCACGTAAGAAACAAGTGGTGCCTCAGTTGACAGAAAGCTTTAATGCCTAA
- a CDS encoding GIY-YIG nuclease family protein, with protein MDHKAYMYVVECRDGSYYTGYTTDVKKRLSVHNSGKGAKYTRARLPVKLIYVEGFASKEEAMSAEVLLKRKKRPQKERFLFENQEKNLINHIDV; from the coding sequence ATGGATCATAAGGCCTATATGTATGTGGTGGAGTGCCGTGATGGTTCTTACTATACTGGTTACACGACAGATGTGAAGAAACGCCTTTCCGTTCATAATAGTGGTAAGGGTGCCAAGTATACCCGAGCTCGCTTGCCAGTTAAACTCATCTATGTAGAGGGCTTTGCTAGCAAGGAAGAAGCCATGTCAGCAGAGGTTCTTCTCAAACGAAAGAAACGTCCACAGAAAGAACGATTTTTATTCGAAAATCAAGAGAAAAATCTAATCAACCATATTGATGTCTAA
- a CDS encoding tRNA1(Val) (adenine(37)-N6)-methyltransferase, with product MKEEQLLKSGERINQLFSTDIKIIQNREVFSYSVDSVLLSRFPRFPKRGLIVDFCAGNGAVGLFASSRTKAKILSVEIQERLADMAERSVQLNGLEEQMRVICDDLKNMPAHIQGSKVDMILCNPPYFKVDPHSNLNESEHYLLARHEITTNLEEICRSAQSILKSNGRLAMVHRPDRLLDILDMLQRHNLAPKRLQFVYPKREKEANMLLIEAIKDGSTSGFKVLPPLIVHNDDGSYTPEIQEIYYGS from the coding sequence ATGAAAGAAGAACAATTATTAAAATCAGGAGAGCGAATCAATCAGCTCTTTTCAACAGATATCAAGATCATCCAAAATAGAGAGGTGTTTAGCTATTCGGTGGATAGTGTTCTCTTATCACGCTTTCCTCGCTTCCCTAAACGGGGTTTAATTGTGGACTTTTGTGCTGGAAATGGTGCAGTTGGACTTTTTGCAAGTAGTCGTACCAAGGCAAAAATTCTCTCTGTAGAGATTCAGGAGCGTTTGGCGGATATGGCAGAGCGTTCGGTTCAGTTGAATGGCTTGGAAGAGCAGATGCGGGTCATCTGCGATGATTTGAAAAATATGCCTGCCCACATTCAGGGAAGTAAGGTGGATATGATCTTGTGTAATCCGCCTTATTTTAAGGTGGATCCGCATTCCAATCTCAACGAGAGTGAACACTACCTTTTAGCTAGACATGAAATTACAACTAATCTAGAAGAAATCTGTCGGAGCGCCCAGAGTATTCTCAAGTCTAATGGCCGTTTGGCTATGGTTCATCGTCCAGATCGGCTTTTGGATATCTTAGATATGCTTCAGCGCCATAATTTGGCTCCGAAGCGCCTGCAATTTGTCTATCCTAAACGAGAAAAGGAAGCCAATATGCTTTTAATCGAAGCTATTAAGGATGGATCAACGAGCGGCTTCAAGGTCTTGCCACCACTCATTGTTCACAATGATGATGGTTCCTACACGCCAGAAATTCAAGAGATTTACTATGGATCATAA
- a CDS encoding S1 RNA-binding domain-containing protein: protein MKIGDKLNGRITGIQPYGAFVELETGVTGLIHISEIRTGFIENIYDILKIGDEVQVQVVDFDEYTGKASLSIRTLEEEKHQLPRRRRFSNDRIKHGFAPLARMMPVWTREALEHLKKKP, encoded by the coding sequence ATGAAAATAGGTGATAAGCTAAACGGGCGTATTACAGGAATTCAGCCCTATGGTGCCTTTGTCGAGTTAGAGACAGGGGTGACAGGGCTGATTCACATCTCAGAAATCCGGACGGGATTTATTGAGAATATCTATGATATTTTAAAAATTGGTGATGAAGTTCAAGTACAGGTGGTGGATTTTGACGAATACACTGGAAAAGCTAGTCTTTCTATCCGTACTTTGGAGGAAGAAAAACATCAATTGCCAAGACGGAGACGTTTTTCAAATGATCGGATCAAGCACGGTTTTGCGCCACTTGCTCGAATGATGCCTGTTTGGACGCGTGAAGCTTTAGAGCATTTAAAAAAGAAGCCGTAA
- a CDS encoding bifunctional Cof-type HAD-IIB family hydrolase/peptidylprolyl isomerase: MDAKLKYKAKKIKIVFFDIDDTLRTSKTAFIPATIPTVFKQLREKGILTGIASGRGIFGVVPEIRELKPDFFVTLNGAYIEDKKGQVIYQHQIDKSDVEEFISWTKREEIEYGLVGSHDAKLSTRTELISEAIDPIYPNLDVDPNFHEKADIYQMWSFEDKGDDLRLPDSLSGKLRMVRWHEHSSDIVPISGSKATGVAKVVEHLGLKPENVMVFGDGLNDLELFDYAGISVAMAVSHEKIKEKADYITKTVEEDGIFDALEGFGMVEKELHFPQVDIETVEGPLATIKTNHGDLRIKLFPEQAPKTVANFVALSKDGYYDGVIFHRIIKDFMIQGGDPTGTGMGGESIYGDSFEDEFSEELYNIRGALSMANAGPNTNGSQFFIVQNQHLPYSKKEIARGGWPEPIAEIYAEQGGTPHLDRRHTVFGQLIDAESFAVLDTIASVETGAMDKPVEDVVIETIEIED; encoded by the coding sequence ATGGATGCGAAATTAAAATACAAGGCAAAGAAGATTAAAATCGTCTTTTTTGATATCGACGATACCTTGCGTACGTCAAAGACAGCTTTTATTCCAGCTACAATTCCCACTGTCTTTAAACAGTTGCGTGAAAAAGGAATTTTAACAGGAATCGCCTCTGGACGTGGTATTTTCGGTGTTGTTCCAGAGATTCGTGAGCTCAAACCGGACTTTTTTGTAACCTTAAATGGGGCTTATATCGAAGATAAAAAAGGCCAGGTCATTTATCAACATCAGATTGACAAGTCAGATGTTGAGGAGTTCATTTCTTGGACTAAGCGGGAGGAAATTGAGTACGGCTTGGTTGGTAGTCATGACGCCAAACTTTCTACTCGAACAGAACTGATCAGTGAAGCTATTGACCCGATTTATCCAAACTTAGATGTGGATCCTAACTTCCATGAAAAAGCAGATATTTACCAGATGTGGAGCTTTGAAGATAAAGGGGATGACTTACGGTTACCAGATAGTCTCTCTGGTAAACTTCGCATGGTGCGTTGGCATGAACATTCATCAGATATCGTGCCTATTTCAGGTTCAAAAGCCACAGGCGTAGCCAAGGTGGTGGAGCACTTAGGCTTGAAACCAGAGAATGTTATGGTCTTTGGGGATGGTCTCAATGACTTGGAACTCTTTGATTATGCAGGGATTAGTGTCGCCATGGCGGTTTCTCACGAAAAAATCAAAGAAAAAGCAGATTATATTACAAAAACAGTAGAAGAAGATGGCATTTTTGATGCCTTAGAAGGATTTGGTATGGTAGAAAAAGAATTGCATTTCCCACAAGTAGACATTGAAACAGTAGAAGGTCCGTTGGCGACTATTAAGACAAATCACGGAGACTTGCGTATCAAGCTTTTCCCTGAGCAGGCTCCCAAAACAGTAGCCAACTTTGTTGCTCTGTCAAAAGACGGTTACTATGATGGTGTGATTTTCCACCGCATTATCAAGGACTTTATGATCCAAGGTGGAGACCCAACTGGTACTGGTATGGGGGGAGAATCAATCTACGGCGACTCTTTTGAAGATGAATTTTCTGAAGAACTTTATAATATCCGTGGTGCCCTTTCTATGGCCAATGCGGGTCCAAATACCAATGGAAGCCAGTTCTTTATCGTTCAAAATCAACACTTGCCATACTCTAAGAAAGAGATTGCGCGTGGTGGTTGGCCTGAACCAATCGCTGAGATTTATGCAGAGCAAGGAGGAACTCCTCACCTTGACCGCCGCCATACTGTTTTTGGGCAATTGATAGATGCTGAATCTTTTGCTGTCTTAGATACCATTGCATCTGTTGAGACTGGAGCGATGGATAAACCAGTTGAAGATGTAGTAATTGAAACGATTGAAATTGAGGACTAG